One genomic window of Salmo salar chromosome ssa12, Ssal_v3.1, whole genome shotgun sequence includes the following:
- the LOC106564654 gene encoding ATPase family AAA domain-containing protein 5 isoform X4, producing MLITGPPGVGKTASVYACAQELGFKVFEVNSSSQRSGRHVLTQLKEATQSHLVEIQGSTTFKPSHLSSYNNTSTKSDAVAGKVASPRKVFSSYRKEPQPPRSSPHKRGGCAASMMLANFFKKKSKPEITNLDGPSLSTKQDEHIPNIFVSLKTVKKADIINPPLVSQLSPDIEEPPTGSRSKRMSTSLILFEEVDVIFDDDVGFLTAIKTFMTTTKRPVILTTSDPSFKAKFDGDFEAILFKTPSVVNVCSYLQLLCLAENVRMDAGDITSLVSLNQIDIRRTLLQLQLWICSGGGQASQRATPLKDPAGGVHGTLNVAAVEDIAVGENTSPRHPPCDVGCTQSMLGLLNSGPSHDLQTTLKCQSWAKPDIIKLMEILTESWRRGVALLYSNLELLLPLPVRTQPSPFLTPKKVTHPRLQSEPTPPDIHHPQIPLILDQTSPVKVSSGSRLRRKKSVPTSDSRSAQSMLVKPYRASLSLRAHPSVSNITETFNDKLQTEKADGLVYHCLDAITDFMDLMSFIDTSLPSESPHKAGPCRPGAFLWTGAEVKDGLLDEMREEDGGCWWWCERTLEIQAAVEGLGFHRCLARVSEGWAGSQRLEGEQRGRVMENLTLPVTPPRQSFNVSQTTFCDPSVVERRYDIIRTVLSSRAFCTLGNKQAVAVDYLPVLRTMCQSERAQQGQGRFLHFLGLTKATVRLLADDFP from the exons ATGCTGATCACAGGACCTCCAGGGGTGGGCAAGACTGCCTCAGTATACGCCTGCGCTCAGGAGCTAGGCTTCAAG GTGTTCGAAGTGAACTCCTCCTCCCAGCGCAGTGGTCGTCACGTCCTGACTCAACTGAAGGAGGCCACCCAATCTCACCTGGTGGAGATCCAGGGAAGCACCACCTTCAAACCATCTCATCTCAGTAGCTACAACAACACCTCAACTAAATCTGACGCAGTAGCTG GTAAAGTGGCCTCTCCCAGAAAGGTTTTCTCATCCTATAGGAAGGAGCCTCAGCCCCCTCGTAGCTCCCCCCATAAAAGAGGTGGCTGTGCAGCCTCCATGATGCTGGCTAATTTCTTCAAGAAGAAGAGTAAACCAGAGATCACAAACTTAGATGGCCCTTCGTTGTCTACAAAACAGGATGAGCACATTCCAAACA TTTTTGTCTCTCTCAAGACCGTGAAGAAGGCAGATATTATTAACCCTCCGTTAGTCAGTCAACTGTCACCAGACATTGAAGAGCCACCAACAGGTAGCCGGAGTAAAAGGATGTCCACATCACTCATTCTATTTGAAGAG GTTGATGTCATATTCGATGATGATGTGGGATTCCTCACAGCAATCAAGACCTTCATGACGACAACCAAGAGACCTGTGATACTGACCACTAGTG ATCCCTCCTTCAAGGCAAAGTTTGACGGCGACTTTGAAGCGATCCTTTTTAAAACCCCTTCAGTA GTGAATGTTTGCAGTTATCTGCAGCTGCTGTGTCTGGCTGAGAACGTCAGGATGGATGCTGGGGACATCACCTCTCTGGTGAGCCTGAACCAGATAGACATCAGACGTACCCTACTGCAGCTGCAGCTCTGGATCTGCAGTGGAGGAGGACAAGCATCTCAGAGGGCAACCCCACTGAAGGACCCTGCAGGAGGTGTGCATGGAA CTCTGAATGTTGCTGCAGTGGAAGACATTGCAGTGGGTGAAAATACTTCTCCCCGCCATCCTCCCTGTGACGTGGGCTGCACTCAGAGCATGCTGGGGCTCCTGAACTCTGGCCCCAGCCATGACCTGCAGACCACTCTAAAG TGCCAGTCCTGGGCTAAACCAGACATCATCAAGCTAATGGAGATCCTTactgagagctggaggagaggtgtAGCTTTGCTGTACTCGAACCTGGAGCTCCTCCTTCCCCTACCAGTCAGGACCCAGCCCAGTCCTTTCCTCACCCCAAAGAAAGTGACTCACCCTAGGCTTCAGAGTGAGCCAACACCCCCTGACATCCACCACCCTCAGATCCCACTGATCCTGGATCAGACCAGTCCAGTTAAGGTGTCCTCTGGCTCCAGGCTGAGGAGAAAAAAAAGTGTGCCAACATCTGATTCCAGATCAGCTCAAAGCATGTTAGTAAAGCCTTACAGAGCCTCACTGTCTCTGAGGGCTCATCCAAGTGTATCAAATATTACTGAGACTTTTAATGACAAACTTCAAACTGAGAAGGCAGATGGCTTGGTGTACCACTGCTTAGATGCAATAACTGACTTTATGGACCTCATGTCCTTCATTGATACCTCTCTACCGAGTGAGTCTCCACATAAGGCTGGCCCATGCAGACCAGGGGCTTTTCTCTGGACAGGGGCGGAGGTTAAGGATGGACTGCTCGATGAGatgagagaggaagatgggggctgttggtggtggtgtgagaGGACATTGGAGATCCAGGCTGCAGTAGAGGGCCTGGGCTTCCACAGGTGCCTGGCCAGGGTGTCTGAGGGGTGGGCTGGATCCCAGAGGCTGGAGGGGGAGCAGAGGGGGAGGGTGATGGAGAACCTCACCCTCCCTGTCACCCCACCCAGACAGAGTTTCAATGTCAGTCAGACCACCTTCTGTGATCCTAG CGTGGTCGAAAGGAGATATGACATCATCAGAACTGTCCTCTCAAGTAGAGCCTTCTGCACCTTGGGAAACAAGCAGGCTGTTGCCGTGGACTACCTACCTGTCCTCCGCACCATGTGCCAATCAGAGAGAGCTCAACAGGGCCAAGGCAG GTTTCTGCATTTCCTGGGCCTCACTAAGGCTACTGTGAGACTCCTTGCAGATGATTTCCCATGA